A stretch of Bordetella genomosp. 13 DNA encodes these proteins:
- a CDS encoding EAL domain-containing protein, whose amino-acid sequence MGTQGETLDGAPVESAFAFAPEAEDSLAEAPAQARPQAPTILTVDDDEAFQRSIKLALASFQYQGKPVRILSANSSTEAAKILASTPDVAVIVLDVVMETDDAGLRLVRSVREVLGNAEVRIVLVTGQPGMAPMAASLGTLDISDYWLKTDLSFERLHGVLTSNLRTWQQIRALEQARKGLQAIVEASNGLTRARSLPDFSQRTILELSRLLGVEAEGLVCVQEDPEAPEPLSARIVGAAGRLSQSVNRELRCLGESPIRDVLQQALRNRANVESDHSQVLFFPGAEHCPHAATYIATDRSLDETERELLRVFATHINSGLINVSLTSRLDRLAYEDSLLSMPNANALLRSLTAVLELPGPRDRSMLLIELDQYSSTCLSLGVEQGDIMLQQMARRLRAIFPAPTLVARLHDDTFAILGHTSLLQQDRIDELQSVDIYDPDHPSFIRVRSARVDLDHYSGTARGAMAMGTLLLRRAQSRGATEIVDYQPGLEREMQERFTLSRELYRALRSGEISIELQPQIDLRTGRITGAEALARWTRRDGTRVPPSEFIPVAEANGLIVPMGKHVLELACQALAQLRDAGYPDISVSVNVSPLQLGRRDFMQELIDMTQQYGVPPERLEIEITETAAIEDYEANGQLLRGLRNAGFPIAIDDFGTGYSSLAHLSSMPATTLKVDRHFVNEIDTAPGRHTIADMIIGLGRRLNMQVLAEGVESETQADWLVDHACSRAQGFYYARPEPLSAFMQRLAQH is encoded by the coding sequence ATGGGGACACAAGGCGAAACACTGGACGGCGCGCCGGTTGAAAGCGCATTCGCCTTCGCACCCGAAGCGGAAGACTCCCTTGCCGAAGCACCCGCGCAAGCCCGGCCGCAGGCGCCCACCATCCTCACGGTCGACGACGACGAAGCCTTCCAGCGCTCGATCAAGCTGGCGCTGGCTTCGTTCCAGTACCAGGGCAAGCCGGTGCGGATCCTTTCCGCCAACTCTTCCACCGAAGCCGCCAAGATCCTGGCCAGCACGCCCGACGTGGCCGTCATCGTGCTGGACGTCGTCATGGAAACCGACGATGCCGGCCTGCGGCTGGTGCGCAGCGTGCGCGAGGTGCTCGGCAACGCCGAAGTGCGCATCGTGCTGGTCACCGGCCAGCCCGGCATGGCGCCGATGGCGGCCAGCCTGGGTACGCTCGACATCAGCGACTACTGGCTCAAGACCGATCTCAGCTTCGAACGCCTGCACGGCGTGCTTACCAGCAACCTGCGCACGTGGCAGCAGATCCGCGCGCTGGAACAGGCGCGCAAGGGATTGCAGGCCATCGTCGAGGCCAGCAACGGCCTGACCCGCGCGCGCAGCCTGCCCGACTTCTCGCAACGCACCATCCTCGAACTGTCGCGCCTGCTGGGCGTCGAGGCCGAGGGCCTGGTGTGCGTCCAGGAAGACCCGGAGGCGCCCGAGCCGCTGTCCGCGCGCATCGTGGGCGCCGCGGGCAGGCTCTCCCAGTCGGTCAATCGCGAACTGCGCTGCCTGGGCGAGAGTCCCATCCGCGACGTGCTGCAGCAGGCCCTCAGGAACCGCGCCAACGTCGAGAGCGACCACAGCCAGGTCCTGTTCTTTCCGGGCGCCGAGCACTGCCCGCATGCCGCCACCTATATCGCCACCGATCGGTCCCTGGACGAGACCGAGCGGGAGCTGCTGCGCGTATTCGCCACTCACATCAACTCGGGGCTGATCAACGTATCCCTGACCAGCCGCCTGGACCGCCTCGCCTACGAGGACAGCCTGCTAAGCATGCCCAATGCCAACGCGCTGCTGCGCAGCCTTACCGCCGTACTCGAATTGCCCGGTCCCCGCGATCGCAGCATGCTGCTGATCGAGCTGGACCAGTATTCCTCGACCTGCCTGTCGCTGGGCGTGGAACAGGGCGACATCATGCTGCAGCAGATGGCCCGCCGCCTGCGCGCCATCTTTCCCGCCCCCACCCTGGTGGCGCGCCTGCACGACGACACCTTCGCCATCCTGGGCCATACCTCGCTGCTGCAGCAGGACCGCATCGACGAACTGCAGTCGGTCGACATCTACGATCCCGATCATCCTTCCTTCATACGCGTGCGCTCCGCCCGCGTCGACCTCGACCACTATTCGGGCACGGCGCGCGGCGCGATGGCGATGGGCACGCTGCTGCTGCGCCGTGCCCAGTCGCGCGGCGCCACCGAAATCGTCGACTACCAGCCCGGCCTGGAACGCGAGATGCAGGAGCGCTTCACGCTGTCGCGCGAGCTGTACCGCGCCCTGCGCAGCGGCGAGATCAGCATCGAACTGCAGCCGCAGATCGACCTGCGCACCGGCCGCATCACCGGCGCCGAGGCGCTGGCGCGCTGGACGCGGCGCGACGGCACGCGCGTGCCGCCTTCCGAGTTCATCCCCGTGGCCGAGGCCAACGGCCTGATCGTGCCCATGGGCAAGCACGTGCTGGAGCTGGCCTGCCAGGCGCTGGCGCAACTGCGCGATGCCGGCTACCCCGACATCTCGGTATCGGTGAACGTCTCGCCGCTGCAGCTCGGGCGGCGCGACTTCATGCAGGAACTGATCGACATGACGCAGCAGTACGGCGTGCCGCCCGAGCGGCTCGAGATCGAGATCACGGAAACCGCGGCCATCGAAGACTACGAAGCCAACGGCCAGCTGCTGCGCGGGCTGCGCAACGCGGGCTTTCCCATCGCCATCGACGACTTCGGCACGGGCTATTCGTCGCTGGCGCACTTGAGCTCCATGCCCGCCACCACGCTCAAGGTCGATCGCCACTTCGTCAACGAGATCGACACCGCGCCCGGCCGGCACACCATCGCCGACATGATCATCGGCCTGGGCCGGCGGCTGAACATGCAGGTGCTGGCCGAAGGCGTCGAATCCGAGACGCAGGCCGACTGGCTGGTCGACCATGCCTGCTCGCGCGCCCAGGGCTTCTACTACGCCCGGCCCGAGCCGCTGTCGGCCTTCATGCAGCGCCTGGCGCAGCACTGA
- a CDS encoding sensor histidine kinase, with the protein MASIAVRRHARRFAALPATVRRRFLVMVTPWLLACLIGFPVLWMEIASLTQAPQWRAREGLLEDSAEIVRRTLDGLLRDVAFLSDLAAQVPHDDVSPDSPFARLFLSFAKSSGAFEQVRWLDLDGNERLRVSMHQGMPEVVPPVNLQNNRSRPYFRETVALSPGSVYVSEFELNTEYGYVERPLEPILYVATPLYENGRPLGIVAIGYRASRLLDRLAALGHRQGMDIHLVNDAGYWLEGPTPRESWAWQLDRPEMALPHTNPGLWQALQDASAGRHSDASAHWVFRRLQFDSTVVADQASTINLVSRVGVSVVVHSSRAQAEAADWRWQLTLGGLMLLALLLAGRYGWQMVDTLADEDLQTRELQAANRALVEANTNLRNMQAELERAERLSSLGLMVAGVAHELNTPLGSASLSMSTMQQSLATLQERLASGLKRSDLDNFLQDTQAALDLARTAIQRAAGLLQRFKQVAVDRSTMERRHFDLAEAVLDSHPHLRRWDSSKGIGLRLDLAPGLMLDSYPGPLEQVVSNLVNNALIHAFRGREGGNITIRTASSGASHVVVHVADDGVGVDSRNLKRIFDPFYTTNRHGGGTGLGLHICSQMVTEVLGGTLRAQNLATSGSGMVFTLRLPRVAPRKP; encoded by the coding sequence ATGGCCTCGATCGCCGTCAGGCGCCATGCGCGACGGTTCGCCGCACTGCCCGCGACGGTGCGGCGGCGCTTCCTGGTCATGGTCACGCCGTGGCTGCTGGCGTGCCTCATCGGTTTCCCGGTGTTGTGGATGGAGATCGCCTCGCTCACGCAGGCGCCGCAGTGGCGCGCGCGCGAAGGCTTGCTGGAAGACTCCGCCGAGATCGTGCGCCGCACGCTCGACGGCCTGCTGCGCGACGTGGCCTTCCTCAGCGACCTGGCGGCCCAGGTGCCGCATGATGACGTCAGCCCCGACTCGCCGTTCGCCCGGCTGTTCCTCAGCTTCGCCAAGAGCTCGGGCGCCTTCGAGCAGGTGCGCTGGCTGGACCTGGACGGCAACGAGAGGCTGCGCGTCAGCATGCACCAGGGCATGCCCGAGGTCGTGCCGCCGGTGAACCTGCAGAACAATCGATCGCGGCCCTACTTCCGCGAAACCGTGGCGTTGTCGCCCGGGTCGGTGTACGTGTCGGAGTTCGAGCTGAACACCGAGTATGGCTATGTCGAACGCCCGCTCGAGCCGATCCTGTACGTGGCCACGCCGCTGTACGAGAACGGGCGGCCGCTCGGCATCGTCGCGATCGGCTATCGCGCTTCCCGCCTGCTGGACCGGCTCGCGGCGCTGGGGCATCGGCAGGGCATGGACATCCACCTGGTCAACGACGCGGGTTATTGGCTCGAGGGGCCGACGCCGCGCGAAAGCTGGGCTTGGCAGCTGGACCGGCCCGAGATGGCGCTGCCGCACACGAATCCCGGGCTGTGGCAGGCCTTGCAGGACGCCAGCGCCGGGCGCCACAGCGATGCCTCCGCCCATTGGGTGTTCCGGCGGCTGCAGTTCGACAGCACCGTGGTCGCGGACCAGGCCAGCACCATCAACCTGGTCAGCCGGGTCGGCGTGAGCGTGGTCGTGCACAGCAGCCGCGCCCAGGCCGAGGCGGCCGACTGGCGCTGGCAATTGACCCTGGGCGGCCTGATGCTGCTGGCGCTGCTGCTGGCCGGGCGCTATGGCTGGCAGATGGTGGACACGCTGGCCGACGAAGACCTCCAGACGCGCGAACTGCAGGCGGCCAACCGCGCGCTGGTCGAGGCCAACACCAACCTGCGCAACATGCAGGCGGAGCTGGAGCGCGCCGAACGGTTGTCCTCGCTGGGGCTGATGGTCGCGGGCGTGGCGCATGAACTGAATACGCCGCTGGGCAGCGCGTCGCTGTCGATGAGCACTATGCAGCAGTCCCTGGCCACCCTGCAGGAGCGCCTGGCCAGCGGCCTGAAGCGCTCGGACCTGGACAACTTCCTGCAGGACACGCAGGCCGCGCTGGACCTGGCCCGCACCGCCATACAGCGCGCGGCCGGCCTGCTGCAGCGCTTCAAGCAGGTGGCCGTGGACCGCAGCACCATGGAGCGCCGCCACTTCGATCTGGCCGAGGCCGTGCTCGACTCGCATCCCCACCTGCGCAGATGGGACTCGTCCAAGGGCATCGGGCTGCGCCTGGATCTGGCGCCCGGGCTGATGCTGGACAGCTACCCCGGCCCGCTGGAGCAGGTCGTTTCCAACCTCGTCAACAATGCGCTGATCCACGCCTTCCGCGGCCGCGAGGGCGGCAACATCACCATCCGCACGGCGTCCAGCGGCGCTTCGCATGTCGTGGTCCACGTGGCCGACGACGGCGTGGGCGTGGACAGCCGCAACCTCAAGCGCATCTTCGATCCCTTCTACACCACCAACCGTCACGGCGGCGGCACCGGACTGGGTCTGCACATCTGCAGCCAGATGGTGACCGAAGTGCTGGGCGGCACCCTGCGCGCGCAGAACCTGGCCACCTCGGGCTCGGGCATGGTTTTCACGCTGCGCCTGCCGCGCGTCGCCCCGCGTAAACCTTAG
- a CDS encoding multidrug effflux MFS transporter, protein MNDATAAHPVSSDERPAASAQLPHVPLWLLALFTFSGTLAMHIFVPSLGMAGRDLQASTSAMQMTVSLYILGLAAGQLVYGPLSDRYGRRPVLMVGLGLYTIAGLGAALAPDAYALIAARLFQALGGCAGLVLGRAIVRDTASAANAAKRLALMNLMVTVAPALAPIAGGALAGVLGWRAVLGSLCVLGLANLVLAWRLLPETGPVAAQVSARSLARDYVQLLGSRRFLGLAIGGGCATTSMFAFIASAPFIFVDQLHRPPSEVGVYLAVLVSGVWLGSAIATRIIGRLPIDRVMVGGNLLSVISTFVMLALVLAGWASVPGLVGPMFLFTLGAGIASPAALTLAVSVNPKVIGSASGLYGCAQMAMGALCTALAGLGSSPTVSAAVVMASAGAVSQLAFWVALRDRPRTADPA, encoded by the coding sequence ATGAACGACGCGACGGCGGCACACCCCGTCTCATCGGACGAACGCCCCGCGGCATCCGCGCAGCTGCCGCACGTGCCGCTGTGGCTGCTGGCGCTGTTCACGTTCAGCGGCACGCTGGCCATGCACATCTTCGTGCCCTCGCTGGGCATGGCGGGACGGGACCTGCAGGCCAGCACCAGCGCCATGCAGATGACGGTCAGTCTGTACATCCTCGGACTGGCCGCCGGTCAGCTGGTCTATGGGCCGTTGTCCGACCGATATGGCCGGCGCCCCGTCCTGATGGTCGGGCTCGGCCTGTACACCATCGCGGGACTGGGGGCCGCGCTCGCGCCGGATGCCTATGCGCTGATCGCGGCGCGGCTGTTCCAGGCGCTGGGGGGCTGCGCGGGCCTGGTGCTGGGCCGGGCCATCGTGCGCGACACGGCTTCGGCCGCGAACGCCGCGAAGCGCCTGGCGCTGATGAATCTGATGGTCACCGTCGCGCCCGCGCTGGCTCCCATCGCAGGCGGCGCGCTGGCAGGCGTGCTGGGCTGGCGCGCGGTATTGGGCAGCCTGTGCGTGCTGGGGCTGGCCAACCTGGTGCTGGCCTGGCGCCTGCTGCCCGAGACGGGCCCCGTCGCCGCCCAGGTCTCGGCAAGATCGCTGGCGCGCGACTACGTGCAGCTGCTCGGATCGCGGCGATTCCTGGGGCTGGCCATCGGCGGGGGCTGCGCCACCACGTCCATGTTCGCCTTCATCGCCAGCGCCCCCTTCATCTTCGTCGATCAGTTGCACCGCCCGCCGAGCGAGGTCGGCGTCTATCTGGCCGTGCTCGTGTCGGGAGTGTGGCTGGGCAGCGCCATCGCCACGCGCATCATCGGCCGCCTGCCCATCGATCGCGTGATGGTGGGCGGCAATCTGCTCAGCGTGATCAGCACGTTCGTCATGCTGGCGCTGGTGCTGGCCGGATGGGCCAGCGTGCCCGGCCTGGTGGGCCCGATGTTCCTGTTCACGCTGGGTGCGGGCATCGCCTCGCCGGCCGCGCTGACGCTCGCGGTCAGCGTCAACCCCAAGGTGATCGGGTCCGCCTCCGGCCTGTACGGCTGCGCCCAGATGGCGATGGGCGCGCTGTGCACCGCGCTGGCCGGCCTGGGCAGTTCGCCCACGGTGTCGGCGGCCGTGGTGATGGCCTCGGCCGGCGCGGTGTCGCAGCTGGCATTCTGGGTGGCGCTGCGCGACCGGCCACGCACCGCCGATCCGGCCTGA
- a CDS encoding MarR family winged helix-turn-helix transcriptional regulator — protein MTDATRAGFGSLLSQTTRSWRRAVNRRLQPYGLTEATWLPLLHVSRASAPMRQKDLAASLGLDGSSVVRVLDALQAAGLVTRREEDADRRAKAIVLTPLGQSTVQQVEQVAIQVREAALAGIADRELQRAVRLLQDICQRLDAEANPDTGEAP, from the coding sequence ATGACCGATGCCACGCGAGCCGGGTTCGGCTCATTGCTGTCCCAGACCACGCGCTCATGGCGGCGCGCCGTCAATCGCCGCCTGCAGCCCTATGGTCTTACCGAGGCGACCTGGTTGCCCCTGCTGCACGTGTCGCGCGCCAGCGCTCCCATGCGGCAGAAGGACCTGGCCGCATCGCTGGGGCTGGACGGGTCTTCGGTGGTGCGCGTGCTGGATGCGCTGCAGGCCGCGGGGCTCGTCACGCGCCGCGAGGAAGACGCCGACCGCCGCGCCAAGGCCATTGTTCTCACTCCCTTGGGCCAGTCCACCGTCCAGCAGGTCGAGCAAGTGGCGATACAGGTGCGCGAGGCCGCCCTGGCGGGCATCGCCGACCGCGAGTTGCAGCGCGCCGTGCGCCTGCTGCAGGACATCTGCCAGCGCCTGGACGCCGAAGCGAACCCGGATACCGGGGAAGCGCCATGA